One Syntrophales bacterium DNA segment encodes these proteins:
- a CDS encoding amino acid ABC transporter permease, with translation MEEWLYIQNEAAPALLRGFRMSVQLIVPSATLGLLLGILVGTLRVFGNRTAAAAANLYVTIFRGVPLVVQLFVWYFGLPYWNIYLTPFTAAILGFTLCSAAYHSEYIRGALLSIKRGQMLAAHSLGFTRTQTIFSVILPQAMRRALPGCGNEIIYLIKYSSLAYMITCIELTGEGKILASDSFKFTEVFLLVGLCYLVMTTLATLLLHALEVRLRLPGFEHRSV, from the coding sequence ATGGAAGAATGGCTCTACATCCAGAATGAGGCGGCGCCGGCCCTGCTCCGGGGTTTCCGGATGAGCGTCCAGCTGATCGTCCCCTCGGCGACACTGGGGCTTCTCCTGGGCATCCTCGTGGGCACCCTGCGTGTCTTCGGCAACCGGACCGCCGCCGCTGCGGCCAACCTCTACGTCACCATCTTCCGGGGCGTTCCGCTGGTGGTTCAGCTCTTCGTCTGGTATTTCGGCCTTCCCTACTGGAACATCTACCTGACCCCCTTCACCGCGGCGATCCTTGGATTCACCCTCTGCAGCGCCGCCTACCACTCCGAGTACATCCGGGGGGCACTCCTGTCCATCAAGCGCGGGCAGATGCTGGCGGCCCACTCCCTGGGTTTCACCCGGACCCAGACTATCTTCTCGGTGATCCTGCCCCAGGCCATGCGCCGTGCCCTTCCCGGCTGCGGCAACGAGATCATCTACCTGATCAAGTACTCCTCCCTTGCCTACATGATCACCTGCATCGAGTTGACGGGAGAGGGAAAGATTCTCGCCTCGGACTCCTTCAAGTTCACCGAGGTGTTTCTCCTGGTCGGCCTTTGCTACCTGGTGATGACGACCCTGGCGACCCTGCTTCTGCATGCGCTGGAAGTACGGCTGCGCCTCCCGGGCTTCGAGCACCGGAGCGTTTGA